A DNA window from Candidatus Nanopelagicales bacterium contains the following coding sequences:
- a CDS encoding PQQ-dependent sugar dehydrogenase, producing MRSSARAVLAGILVGVLGAGVIGTGSAAEDQRGRAQPGSTDQPRLVKVGSYEQPVFVTAKPGDSSRLFVVEKGGRILVVRKGRTLRTPFLDVSGQVSTSGEQGLLSMAFSPRAGRRFYINLTDRSGDTRIIEYQVRTGDPNRAKATSARQVMRISQPASNHNGGQLQFGPDRLLYVGMGDGGFGGDPQNRAQNMSTLLGKMLRIDPRRSGARPYRVPADNPFVGETGVRPEIYASGLRNPWRFSFDRVTGALTIADVGQDSWEEINYSAPGTAAGANFGWRVFEGPDRYADGSAPGAQAPVLGLRHSDGYCSVTGGYVVRDQALTTLNGSYLYGDFCNPDVRAVDLGPGSAAGDRSTGMRVESLVSFGEDARGRVYAVSLNGPVYRIA from the coding sequence ATGAGATCCTCGGCACGCGCAGTTCTCGCAGGCATTCTGGTCGGCGTGTTGGGGGCCGGTGTCATCGGGACGGGCAGCGCCGCCGAGGATCAGCGGGGCCGGGCGCAACCCGGCTCCACCGATCAGCCCCGGTTGGTGAAGGTCGGCTCGTACGAGCAACCGGTGTTCGTCACTGCCAAACCCGGCGACTCCTCCCGACTTTTCGTCGTCGAGAAGGGCGGGCGGATCCTTGTCGTACGCAAGGGTCGGACCCTTCGGACGCCGTTCTTGGACGTCTCGGGACAGGTGTCGACCAGCGGTGAGCAGGGCCTGCTGAGCATGGCGTTCTCACCTAGGGCCGGCCGCCGGTTCTACATCAACCTCACCGACCGCTCCGGCGACACCCGCATCATCGAGTACCAGGTGCGCACGGGTGACCCCAACCGGGCCAAGGCGACAAGCGCGCGCCAAGTCATGCGGATCAGTCAGCCCGCGAGCAACCACAACGGTGGGCAGCTGCAGTTCGGACCCGACCGGCTGCTCTATGTCGGTATGGGTGACGGTGGTTTCGGTGGCGATCCGCAGAACCGGGCCCAGAACATGTCGACCTTGCTCGGCAAGATGCTGCGCATCGACCCTCGCCGGTCCGGGGCACGGCCCTACCGGGTGCCGGCCGACAATCCGTTCGTCGGCGAAACCGGCGTCCGGCCCGAGATCTACGCGTCCGGTTTGCGCAACCCGTGGCGCTTCTCATTCGACCGTGTGACAGGAGCGCTGACCATCGCGGACGTCGGCCAGGATTCCTGGGAGGAGATCAACTACTCGGCACCGGGTACGGCCGCGGGCGCCAACTTCGGTTGGCGCGTGTTCGAGGGGCCGGACCGCTACGCCGACGGCAGCGCGCCGGGTGCGCAAGCACCTGTGCTCGGCCTGCGCCATTCGGACGGATATTGCTCGGTGACGGGTGGTTACGTCGTGCGCGACCAGGCGCTGACGACACTCAACGGCTCGTATCTGTACGGCGACTTCTGCAACCCGGATGTGCGGGCCGTCGACCTCGGGCCAGGGTCCGCGGCAGGGGATCGCAGCACCGGGATGCGGGTTGAGTCGCTGGTGTCCTTCGGTGAGGACGCCCGCGGCCGGGTCTACGCGGTGTCCCTCAATGGCCCCGTCTACCGGATCGCCTGA
- a CDS encoding crosslink repair DNA glycosylase YcaQ family protein, which translates to MRGRDALSPAEARRAVLAAQGFGLGGGRSDTRSLLRSIRRMGLVQIDSVNVLTRAHYLPAFSRIGAYDRSRLDAAGARAPRTLFEYWGHEASLLPVERQPLLRWRMAEPHAWGSVAAAAQSDPGLVTEVLDCVAAIGPATATTVERELEHGAARGTDRWGWNWSAVKQILEHLFWSGEVTSGGRDAQFRRRYALPEAVLPQHVRHTPTPDRAEAIRGLVDIAARALGVATAVDLRDYFRLNAADTMRAVTELVEDGALLPVDVPGWPAAWRHHSVVVPRRLTHDALLVPFDPLIWERSRVQRLFDMRYRIEIYVPKAQRAHGYYVLPFLQDEHLRARVDLKADRARGTLQVQGTWGHQTTSDTSDRLAAELGRLATWLGLAEVSVAANGDLATRLATAVTRISVR; encoded by the coding sequence GTGCGTGGCCGCGACGCGCTTTCCCCGGCCGAAGCGCGCCGCGCGGTGCTGGCCGCCCAGGGTTTCGGTCTCGGTGGCGGCCGGTCCGACACGCGGTCCCTGCTGCGGTCGATCCGGCGGATGGGCCTGGTGCAGATCGACTCGGTGAACGTTCTCACGCGTGCCCACTACCTTCCGGCTTTCAGCCGCATCGGGGCGTACGACCGATCCCGGCTCGACGCGGCCGGCGCCCGGGCACCACGCACCCTGTTCGAGTACTGGGGTCATGAGGCGTCGTTGCTCCCCGTGGAGCGCCAGCCGTTGCTGCGCTGGCGGATGGCGGAGCCACACGCGTGGGGATCGGTCGCAGCAGCAGCGCAGTCGGACCCCGGGCTGGTCACGGAGGTGCTCGACTGCGTCGCTGCGATCGGACCCGCGACCGCCACCACTGTTGAGCGGGAACTCGAGCACGGAGCAGCCCGCGGCACCGATCGCTGGGGATGGAACTGGTCCGCGGTCAAACAGATTCTGGAGCACTTGTTCTGGAGCGGTGAGGTGACCAGCGGCGGGCGGGACGCGCAGTTCCGGCGCCGGTACGCACTCCCCGAGGCGGTCCTTCCGCAGCACGTGCGCCACACCCCGACCCCCGATCGTGCGGAGGCCATCCGCGGGCTGGTGGATATCGCCGCTCGTGCGCTCGGCGTGGCCACCGCTGTGGACCTCCGGGACTACTTCCGTCTGAACGCCGCGGACACGATGCGGGCCGTCACCGAATTGGTGGAGGACGGTGCCCTGCTGCCCGTGGACGTTCCGGGCTGGCCCGCGGCCTGGCGCCATCACAGCGTCGTGGTTCCTCGGCGCCTGACCCACGACGCGCTCCTGGTGCCGTTCGACCCCCTCATCTGGGAGCGCAGCCGCGTTCAGCGCCTCTTCGACATGCGGTATCGCATCGAGATCTACGTGCCGAAGGCGCAACGTGCGCATGGCTACTACGTGCTGCCTTTCCTGCAGGACGAGCACCTACGCGCCCGGGTGGACCTGAAAGCCGACCGAGCCAGGGGCACGCTTCAGGTCCAAGGAACGTGGGGCCACCAAACGACCAGTGACACGTCCGATCGCCTCGCCGCCGAACTCGGTCGGCTGGCCACTTGGTTGGGGTTGGCCGAGGTCAGCGTGGCCGCGAACGGCGATCTTGCCACTCGACTGGCGACGGCCGTGACCCGCATATCGGTCAGGTAA
- a CDS encoding SRPBCC family protein, producing MHESHVSESITISASPAVVYDLVSDVGRMGEWSPEATGARGVSGELSVGDRFIGTNRRGPVRWFTQCTVAAADRGAEFEFDVDFGPFPVSRWRYDFEDVGDGTTRVIETWIDRRQGLMGLPMKSVGQLLIPGDREAHNRANMVQTLRRLKAAAENH from the coding sequence ATGCACGAGTCCCACGTCTCAGAGTCCATCACGATCTCGGCGTCCCCCGCGGTGGTCTACGACCTGGTGTCAGACGTCGGGCGGATGGGCGAGTGGTCACCTGAGGCGACGGGCGCCCGCGGTGTCTCGGGAGAACTGTCCGTAGGCGACCGATTCATCGGGACCAACCGGCGCGGCCCGGTGCGTTGGTTCACGCAATGCACGGTCGCGGCGGCCGACCGGGGTGCCGAGTTCGAGTTCGACGTGGACTTCGGGCCGTTCCCGGTCTCACGTTGGCGTTACGACTTCGAGGATGTGGGCGACGGCACCACCCGGGTCATCGAGACCTGGATCGACCGTCGGCAGGGACTGATGGGTCTGCCCATGAAGAGTGTGGGGCAGTTGCTGATCCCCGGCGATCGAGAGGCGCACAACCGCGCCAACATGGTGCAGACACTGCGCCGGCTCAAGGCCGCTGCCGAGAATCACTGA
- the dtd gene encoding D-aminoacyl-tRNA deacylase encodes MRAVVQRSDGAEVVVAGERVGGFSGPGLVVLVGVNRADTAEQADRLAGKVWGLRIFDAHRFTESHCLAPGGSRELSASDLGLPVLVVSQFTLYGRTGKGRRPTWEDAAAGPDAEPLVDRVAARLRESGAQVTTGVFGADMRVTSTNDGPFTILLEV; translated from the coding sequence GTGCGAGCAGTGGTGCAACGAAGCGACGGAGCAGAGGTCGTCGTCGCCGGCGAGCGGGTGGGCGGCTTCTCCGGACCGGGTTTGGTGGTCCTGGTGGGCGTGAACCGCGCCGATACCGCTGAGCAGGCCGACCGGTTGGCCGGCAAAGTGTGGGGCTTGCGCATCTTCGATGCACACAGGTTCACTGAGTCCCACTGTCTGGCTCCGGGGGGATCACGGGAGCTATCCGCCTCGGACTTGGGACTCCCGGTACTGGTCGTCAGTCAGTTCACGCTGTACGGCCGCACCGGCAAGGGACGCCGCCCGACCTGGGAGGACGCCGCCGCGGGACCTGACGCCGAACCGTTGGTGGACCGGGTCGCCGCTCGGCTGCGTGAGTCCGGCGCCCAGGTGACGACCGGGGTGTTCGGTGCCGACATGCGGGTGACGTCGACCAATGACGGCCCGTTCACCATCCTTCTCGAGGTCTGA
- a CDS encoding peptidoglycan-binding domain-containing protein: MLTKRLAVGTAAATLALAGLAGCSSSSDPAPTQTAAPTASPSLSPSASASEGESTVAFDKQIQEELNAVGCHSGAVDGIMGPETDAALVRFQEAEGLEVDGELGPETEAALKKAVSEGKQACTTPTASPTASPTTTPSPTSTTAPCTGQAISAALKSGEQLQSFICVNVAAERWAAGQAMNGPAVENFFLKAEGSQWVRVPNDEVCGGASAGLPPKLLDYCGLT, encoded by the coding sequence ATGCTGACCAAGCGTTTGGCAGTCGGAACCGCCGCCGCCACATTGGCACTCGCCGGACTGGCGGGATGCTCGAGTTCGTCTGATCCAGCCCCCACTCAGACCGCCGCTCCCACGGCGAGTCCCTCGCTCAGCCCCTCCGCGTCTGCCTCCGAGGGTGAATCGACGGTGGCTTTCGACAAGCAGATCCAGGAAGAGCTCAACGCTGTCGGCTGCCACTCTGGCGCTGTCGACGGAATCATGGGCCCCGAGACCGACGCCGCTCTGGTGCGCTTCCAGGAGGCCGAAGGTCTCGAGGTGGACGGCGAACTCGGCCCGGAGACCGAAGCCGCGCTCAAGAAAGCCGTGAGCGAAGGCAAGCAGGCCTGCACGACCCCCACCGCCAGTCCCACCGCGAGCCCCACCACGACCCCGAGCCCGACATCAACGACAGCCCCCTGCACGGGTCAGGCGATCTCGGCGGCGTTGAAGTCCGGCGAGCAACTCCAGAGCTTCATCTGCGTCAATGTCGCGGCGGAGCGTTGGGCCGCCGGCCAGGCCATGAACGGCCCTGCCGTCGAGAACTTCTTCCTCAAGGCTGAGGGCTCACAGTGGGTCCGCGTGCCGAATGACGAAGTCTGCGGTGGCGCCAGCGCCGGTCTGCCGCCCAAGCTGCTGGACTACTGCGGCCTCACCTGA
- a CDS encoding class I SAM-dependent methyltransferase encodes MTADTAVADFFSNWDVYRAVIDNNCMEHREIYQTVAPILARRVAPFSILDLGCGDAAGIAPLLPDLPLARYVGVDCAAPALEHARAMLTPVTDRIELHVADMQDFLAATEEHFDVILVSFALHHLPTSDKLRFLRAARARLLPDGEVILIDVVRKDTESRDQYLRRYAGLVSQWPVGTERQRRIVAHVTGNDFPEEVSVLPGWASAAGFTSVEEFYRGGQDTQAGWILSR; translated from the coding sequence GTGACCGCTGATACCGCCGTGGCCGACTTCTTCAGCAACTGGGATGTCTATCGAGCGGTGATCGACAACAACTGCATGGAACACAGGGAGATCTACCAAACGGTCGCCCCCATTCTCGCCCGCCGAGTCGCGCCCTTCTCGATCCTGGACTTGGGGTGCGGCGACGCCGCCGGGATCGCGCCGCTGCTGCCCGATCTGCCGTTGGCCCGCTATGTCGGAGTCGACTGTGCAGCGCCTGCACTCGAGCATGCCCGCGCGATGTTGACGCCTGTCACCGACCGCATCGAGCTGCACGTGGCTGACATGCAGGATTTCCTTGCGGCAACCGAGGAGCACTTCGACGTGATCCTGGTGTCGTTCGCGCTGCACCACCTCCCAACAAGCGACAAGCTCCGGTTCCTGCGGGCCGCGCGGGCGCGACTTCTGCCGGACGGCGAAGTCATCCTCATCGACGTCGTCCGCAAGGACACGGAGTCCCGGGATCAGTATCTGCGGCGCTACGCCGGGCTCGTCTCGCAGTGGCCAGTCGGAACGGAACGCCAACGGCGCATCGTCGCGCACGTCACGGGCAACGACTTCCCCGAAGAGGTGTCGGTCCTGCCTGGCTGGGCCTCGGCGGCTGGGTTCACGTCGGTGGAGGAGTTCTACCGCGGTGGCCAGGACACGCAGGCTGGGTGGATTCTGTCGCGGTGA
- a CDS encoding beta-propeller fold lactonase family protein: MTVAPRSGFRLVAQVAAAAIAVAGLAMGVAAPASGANLTATVAIGTAPFAVATTPDGTKAYVASSTGNSVSVIDLGTNTVTATIAVGTGPTSLAVTANGSRVYVANPTSNNVSVINTATDTVVTTIAVPGAPYGVASTPDSTNILVTRLVDNKLSTISTATNTVTSEVAVGAQPRLVAVSPNGTRAYVVNFGGNSVSVVDLASNTVAATVAVGASPLGVVVGRDGSAYVANAAGNSVSVIGTGNTVSATIPVPGTPAIPALSQDGATLYTTRFALNSLGVIRLSDNSITSNVAVGTQPVGLSTTSDGTRAVVGNQGSNNVSIVALAPRATTAAATAVTGTTATGNGRVTADTDAVTDVSCRYATSLTKLNSGVASDSEIVTATPNTVTAGQSANVTCSMTDLTPGTDYFYKVLATDADGTAGQVDAVALLTVPAKVATPSIKTKKKRIILDWSEVASATSYDARIKPRGGSYGSWRSITTSKVKFTKLARKTTYKSQLRAVNATGAGTKRTVTATTK, encoded by the coding sequence ATGACTGTTGCACCTCGGAGTGGGTTCCGTCTCGTTGCTCAGGTCGCCGCCGCGGCCATCGCCGTAGCCGGACTCGCGATGGGGGTGGCCGCACCGGCCTCAGGGGCCAACTTGACGGCAACCGTCGCGATCGGAACCGCACCGTTCGCGGTGGCCACCACACCAGATGGCACCAAGGCCTACGTCGCGAGCAGCACGGGCAACTCAGTGTCGGTCATCGACCTCGGCACCAATACCGTCACCGCCACTATCGCTGTGGGGACCGGGCCCACATCACTCGCGGTCACCGCGAACGGTTCGCGGGTCTACGTTGCGAACCCGACTTCGAACAACGTGAGCGTCATCAACACGGCGACCGACACAGTGGTCACCACGATCGCGGTACCCGGCGCCCCGTACGGAGTGGCGAGCACCCCCGACAGCACCAACATCCTGGTGACCCGCTTGGTCGACAACAAACTGTCGACCATCAGCACGGCCACCAACACCGTGACCAGCGAGGTCGCGGTCGGTGCGCAACCCAGACTCGTGGCCGTGAGCCCCAACGGCACCCGCGCCTACGTAGTGAACTTCGGAGGAAACTCCGTGTCTGTCGTGGACTTGGCCAGCAACACAGTGGCTGCCACAGTCGCCGTCGGCGCCAGCCCCTTGGGCGTCGTGGTGGGCCGAGATGGAAGCGCCTATGTCGCCAATGCAGCCGGGAACTCCGTGTCGGTGATCGGCACCGGAAACACCGTGTCGGCGACAATCCCGGTGCCCGGAACCCCAGCGATCCCCGCGCTGTCACAGGACGGCGCCACCCTGTATACGACCCGATTCGCGCTCAACTCACTCGGCGTGATCCGCCTGTCGGACAACTCGATCACCAGCAACGTGGCAGTCGGAACCCAGCCCGTCGGTCTGAGCACGACGTCTGACGGAACCCGCGCCGTGGTGGGGAATCAGGGAAGCAACAATGTCTCGATCGTGGCGCTCGCACCGAGAGCGACGACGGCAGCGGCGACCGCGGTCACGGGCACCACGGCCACTGGCAATGGACGGGTCACTGCCGATACGGATGCGGTGACCGACGTCAGTTGCCGGTATGCCACGAGCCTGACGAAGTTGAACAGCGGCGTCGCGAGCGACTCCGAAATCGTGACTGCCACCCCCAACACCGTGACCGCCGGACAAAGCGCGAACGTCACTTGCTCGATGACGGACCTCACCCCGGGAACGGACTACTTCTACAAGGTGCTGGCCACGGATGCTGACGGGACGGCGGGCCAGGTCGACGCCGTGGCCTTGCTGACGGTGCCCGCCAAAGTTGCGACCCCATCCATCAAGACGAAGAAGAAGCGGATCATCCTCGACTGGAGCGAGGTCGCCTCTGCCACGTCTTACGATGCCCGGATCAAGCCAAGGGGTGGCTCCTACGGATCCTGGCGAAGCATCACGACCTCGAAGGTCAAGTTCACCAAGTTGGCGCGGAAGACGACGTACAAGTCTCAACTGCGAGCCGTCAATGCAACCGGAGCCGGCACCAAGCGCACGGTCACTGCGACGACCAAGTAG
- a CDS encoding alpha/beta hydrolase translates to MTSQWMDIHQPHLPWAPSGLPGWLRAAPGWAARAASESRFGWEIAEWEHALLHGPGAASAGLPSGAGRPVLVIPGFGFGDPSTLPLQWALHTGGYHVVRSGIRVNVRCSDRTVDELARVAQRTVAEDDDRRLLVVGHSRGGMLARGLAARHPELVERVISLGAPLNHEFAFYEIPAPLVGALRVTHSLDPVLRERKCVTPDCTCPYMEATKRPLPADVDLVSLYTKSDGIVDWRACVVPGATNIEVTGSHLGMGLKPATTRIVLEQLAA, encoded by the coding sequence ATGACCAGCCAGTGGATGGACATCCACCAACCGCACCTCCCGTGGGCACCGAGCGGCCTTCCCGGCTGGTTGCGAGCCGCCCCCGGTTGGGCCGCCCGGGCCGCGTCGGAATCCCGGTTCGGATGGGAGATCGCCGAGTGGGAACACGCCCTGCTGCATGGGCCTGGCGCGGCATCAGCGGGGTTGCCGTCGGGCGCCGGACGCCCCGTCCTGGTGATCCCGGGATTCGGATTCGGCGACCCGTCGACACTGCCTTTGCAGTGGGCGTTGCACACGGGTGGCTACCACGTTGTCCGGTCCGGCATCCGGGTGAATGTCCGGTGCTCGGACCGCACCGTGGATGAGTTGGCGCGGGTGGCGCAAAGAACCGTCGCCGAAGACGACGATCGGCGCCTGCTCGTCGTGGGCCACAGCCGCGGCGGGATGTTGGCCCGGGGACTGGCGGCCCGGCACCCGGAACTGGTCGAGCGGGTGATCAGCCTCGGTGCGCCGTTGAATCACGAGTTCGCCTTCTACGAGATCCCCGCCCCTCTCGTGGGCGCCCTACGAGTCACGCATTCTCTGGACCCTGTGCTGCGCGAACGAAAGTGTGTGACCCCCGACTGCACGTGTCCGTACATGGAGGCGACCAAGCGGCCGTTGCCCGCCGACGTGGACCTTGTCTCCCTGTATACGAAGTCCGACGGCATCGTCGACTGGCGGGCCTGCGTCGTCCCGGGCGCCACGAACATCGAGGTCACCGGCAGCCACCTGGGAATGGGGCTGAAACCAGCGACCACGCGAATCGTCTTGGAACAACTGGCGGCTTGA
- a CDS encoding DUF2252 domain-containing protein — translation MKDLQHVEHLTPAERADRGKAARKRVPRTSQAYFDPPSDRPDPVSLLESQSATRLQQLIPIRYGRMMQTAFTFYRGAALVMAADLAETPNSGLSVQACGDAHLMNFGAFASPERALVFDINDFDETNPGPWEWDLKRLTASLEVAARDRGFTDPERRVILLAATKQYRDSMANFAGMPQLEIWYARLDIETLVENFAKQASKTGVKRARRQIAKAQTRDSVQAFSKFTQVVDGERRIVSSPPLIVNVRDLMQQEGVDGDQVIETIGSVLRSYRSTLQFDRRHLLEQFEFTDLALKVVGVGSVGTRCWMALFRGRDTEDPLFLQVKEAQESVLERFTSKSEFRTSGERVVAGQRLMQSASDIFLGWDHVSGLDGVSRSFYVRQLRDWKGSAVIDAMEPSDLAAYGRICAWTLAKAHARSGDAIALSTYMGKSDRLDNAIADFSQAYADQNEKDHDALVAAVKSGRITAEQGI, via the coding sequence GTGAAGGATCTTCAGCATGTCGAGCACTTGACCCCCGCCGAACGCGCCGACCGCGGCAAGGCCGCACGCAAGCGGGTGCCGCGCACCAGCCAGGCCTACTTCGACCCACCCTCAGATCGGCCCGATCCGGTCTCTCTGCTCGAGTCACAGTCGGCGACGCGTCTGCAGCAACTGATCCCGATCAGGTATGGCCGCATGATGCAGACAGCGTTCACGTTTTATCGCGGGGCGGCGCTGGTCATGGCGGCGGATCTCGCCGAGACCCCCAACAGTGGCCTGTCGGTCCAGGCGTGCGGGGACGCACACCTGATGAACTTCGGGGCATTCGCCTCCCCGGAGCGGGCCCTGGTCTTCGACATCAACGACTTCGACGAGACGAATCCAGGCCCGTGGGAATGGGATCTCAAACGACTGACCGCCTCGCTGGAGGTCGCCGCACGCGATCGGGGTTTCACCGACCCTGAGCGGCGAGTGATTCTGCTGGCGGCCACGAAGCAGTACCGCGACTCGATGGCCAACTTCGCCGGGATGCCGCAGCTGGAGATCTGGTACGCACGCCTCGACATCGAGACCCTCGTCGAGAACTTCGCCAAGCAGGCCAGCAAGACCGGAGTCAAGCGGGCCCGCCGCCAGATCGCGAAAGCGCAGACCCGCGATTCTGTGCAGGCGTTCTCCAAGTTCACACAGGTGGTCGACGGCGAGCGCCGTATCGTGTCCAGCCCTCCACTCATCGTGAATGTGCGAGACCTCATGCAGCAAGAGGGCGTCGACGGTGACCAGGTGATCGAGACCATCGGTTCCGTGCTGCGCAGCTACCGATCCACCCTGCAGTTCGACCGTCGTCACCTGCTCGAGCAGTTCGAGTTCACCGACCTGGCATTGAAGGTCGTGGGCGTGGGCAGTGTGGGGACTCGGTGTTGGATGGCTCTGTTCCGCGGCCGCGACACTGAGGATCCGCTGTTCCTGCAGGTCAAGGAAGCCCAGGAGTCGGTTCTGGAACGGTTCACATCGAAGAGCGAGTTCCGCACCAGCGGCGAGCGGGTCGTGGCGGGCCAGCGTTTGATGCAGTCCGCGAGCGACATCTTTCTCGGGTGGGATCACGTCTCCGGGCTCGACGGCGTCTCCCGCAGTTTCTACGTTCGCCAGTTGCGTGACTGGAAAGGCTCGGCGGTCATCGACGCCATGGAGCCGAGCGACCTGGCCGCCTACGGGCGCATCTGCGCGTGGACCCTGGCCAAAGCCCACGCCCGCTCCGGGGACGCGATCGCGCTGTCGACCTACATGGGGAAGAGCGACCGGCTCGACAACGCCATCGCGGACTTCTCGCAGGCATATGCGGACCAGAACGAGAAGGATCACGACGCCCTCGTCGCTGCCGTCAAGAGCGGTCGGATCACCGCCGAGCAGGGGATCTGA
- a CDS encoding hydroxymethylglutaryl-CoA reductase: MTRPPVPRDRYDDHTHEMAHVRREFVREHTGASLDAVGHYSVDPASLPGNIENFTGVAQVPLGVAGPLLIDGESANGEFYIPLATTEGTLVASYNRGMRLLGRTGGVKTTIVDHAMQRAPVFLFDDARRARDFSGWLDANFAAVKQTAEATTSVGRLIGIQQFPAGPNLYTRFNFTTGDAAGQNMTGKATFAACEWIVSRYPGARYILSGSMDTDKKHSHVNQLLTRGRRVVAEATLDAAVLREVVGVDPATMFKARQVQALGGYLAGSAYLGAHAANALAALFIATGQDVANVAESHTGFVYSQLLDNGDYYWSVTLPALIVGTYGGGTGLATQRECLEMLDCYGTGGADRFAEICAAVVLAGDVSLAGAVLAGDWVSSHDRLGRNRP; this comes from the coding sequence ATGACCCGCCCACCAGTTCCGCGCGACCGCTACGACGACCACACCCACGAGATGGCGCACGTACGCCGGGAATTCGTCCGCGAACACACCGGCGCCTCGCTGGACGCCGTCGGCCACTACTCGGTGGACCCTGCGAGTCTGCCCGGGAACATCGAGAACTTCACCGGAGTGGCGCAGGTTCCGCTGGGAGTGGCCGGTCCGTTGCTCATCGACGGCGAAAGCGCCAACGGCGAGTTCTACATCCCACTCGCCACGACCGAGGGCACCCTGGTGGCCAGCTACAACCGGGGCATGCGCCTGCTCGGCCGCACCGGTGGGGTGAAGACGACGATCGTGGATCACGCCATGCAGCGGGCCCCCGTGTTCTTGTTCGATGACGCCCGGCGCGCACGCGACTTCTCGGGATGGCTCGATGCCAACTTCGCCGCCGTGAAGCAAACCGCCGAAGCCACCACGAGCGTGGGCCGCCTGATCGGGATCCAGCAGTTCCCCGCCGGGCCCAACCTCTACACCAGGTTCAACTTCACGACTGGGGACGCGGCCGGACAGAACATGACCGGCAAGGCCACGTTCGCCGCGTGCGAATGGATCGTGAGCCGGTATCCGGGGGCGCGGTACATCCTGTCGGGATCGATGGACACCGACAAGAAGCACAGTCATGTCAACCAACTGCTCACGCGGGGACGTCGAGTCGTGGCAGAGGCGACCCTGGACGCAGCGGTCCTGCGAGAGGTCGTGGGGGTGGATCCGGCCACGATGTTCAAAGCCCGTCAGGTGCAAGCGCTCGGTGGCTACCTGGCGGGAAGCGCCTACCTGGGGGCGCACGCGGCGAATGCCCTCGCGGCGCTGTTCATCGCGACCGGCCAGGACGTCGCCAACGTGGCGGAGTCACACACGGGTTTCGTGTATTCACAGCTGCTCGACAATGGCGACTACTACTGGTCGGTCACCTTGCCGGCCCTCATCGTCGGGACCTACGGCGGCGGGACGGGACTCGCCACGCAACGTGAATGCCTGGAGATGCTGGACTGCTATGGAACGGGTGGAGCCGACCGGTTCGCCGAGATCTGCGCCGCTGTTGTCCTGGCCGGAGACGTCTCATTGGCGGGAGCAGTGCTCGCCGGGGATTGGGTCTCCAGCCACGATCGACTGGGCCGCAACCGACCATGA